One Mycobacterium marseillense DNA window includes the following coding sequences:
- a CDS encoding type Z 30S ribosomal protein S14: MAKKALVNKAARKPKFAVRGYTRCNRCGRPRAVFRKFGLCRICLREMAHAGELPGVQKSSW; encoded by the coding sequence ATGGCAAAGAAGGCACTGGTCAACAAGGCCGCACGCAAGCCGAAGTTCGCGGTGCGCGGCTACACCCGTTGCAACAGGTGCGGCCGGCCGCGCGCGGTCTTCCGCAAGTTCGGCCTGTGCAGGATCTGCCTGCGCGAGATGGCGCACGCGGGCGAGCTGCCCGGCGTGCAAAAGAGCAGCTGGTAA
- the rplE gene encoding 50S ribosomal protein L5: MTTAEKVQPRLKERYRNEIRDALHKEFGYGNVMQIPTVTKVVVNMGVGDAARDAKLINGAVSDLALITGQRPEIRRARKSIAQFKLREGMPIGARVTLRGDRMWEFLDRLTSIALPRIRDFRGLSPKQFDGVGNYTFGLAEQSVFHEIDVDKIDRVRGMDINVVTSATTDEEGRALLRALGFPFKEN, from the coding sequence ATGACCACTGCAGAAAAGGTGCAGCCGCGCCTGAAAGAGCGCTACCGCAACGAGATTCGCGATGCGTTGCACAAGGAATTCGGCTACGGCAACGTCATGCAGATCCCGACGGTGACCAAGGTCGTCGTCAACATGGGTGTCGGCGACGCCGCCCGGGACGCGAAGTTGATCAACGGCGCCGTCAGCGACTTGGCGCTGATCACCGGGCAGCGGCCCGAGATCCGTCGCGCCCGCAAGTCCATCGCGCAGTTCAAGCTGCGTGAGGGCATGCCGATCGGAGCCCGGGTCACCCTGCGCGGGGACCGGATGTGGGAGTTCCTCGACCGTCTCACCTCGATCGCGCTGCCCCGTATCCGCGACTTCCGCGGCCTTTCGCCCAAGCAGTTCGACGGTGTCGGCAACTACACCTTCGGACTGGCCGAGCAGTCGGTGTTCCACGAGATCGACGTGGACAAGATCGACCGGGTCCGCGGCATGGACATCAACGTCGTCACCTCGGCGACGACCGACGAAGAAGGACGAGCGCTGCTGCGGGCCCTCGGCTTTCCCTTCAAGGAGAACTGA
- the rplX gene encoding 50S ribosomal protein L24: MKVKKDDTVLVIAGKDKGAKGKVLKVYPERNRVLVEGVNAIKKHTAVSTNQRGAQSGGIVTQEAPIDASNVMVVDSDGKPTRVGYRVDEETGKRVRISKRNGKDI, from the coding sequence ATGAAGGTCAAAAAGGACGACACCGTCCTGGTGATCGCGGGTAAGGACAAGGGCGCCAAAGGCAAGGTGCTCAAGGTCTACCCCGAGCGCAACCGGGTGCTGGTCGAGGGCGTCAACGCCATCAAGAAACACACCGCGGTTTCGACCAACCAGCGTGGCGCCCAGTCGGGCGGAATCGTCACCCAGGAAGCCCCGATCGACGCCTCCAACGTGATGGTGGTCGACTCGGACGGCAAGCCGACCCGCGTCGGCTACCGGGTGGACGAGGAGACCGGCAAGCGCGTCCGCATCTCCAAGCGCAACGGCAAGGACATCTGA
- the rplN gene encoding 50S ribosomal protein L14 has translation MIQQESRLKVADNTGAKEILCIRVLGGSSRRYAGIGDVIVATVKDAIPGGNVKRGDVVKAVVVRTVKERRRPDGSYIKFDENAAVIIKPDNDPRGTRIFGPVGRELREKRFMKIISLAPEVL, from the coding sequence GTGATTCAGCAGGAATCGCGGCTGAAGGTCGCCGACAACACCGGCGCCAAGGAGATCTTGTGCATCCGTGTGCTCGGCGGTTCGTCGCGACGCTACGCCGGCATCGGCGATGTCATCGTCGCCACCGTCAAGGACGCCATTCCCGGCGGCAACGTCAAGCGTGGGGATGTCGTCAAGGCCGTCGTGGTGCGCACGGTCAAGGAGCGCAGGCGTCCCGACGGCAGCTACATCAAATTCGACGAGAACGCCGCGGTGATCATCAAGCCCGACAACGACCCACGCGGGACGCGCATCTTCGGGCCCGTCGGCCGCGAACTGCGCGAGAAGCGGTTCATGAAGATCATCTCGCTGGCTCCGGAGGTTTTGTAG
- a CDS encoding HNH endonuclease signature motif containing protein codes for MFDEAGRLAGIAALEELIERCHPSVTAESAALLVHVGMVARVENRAAAAQLVAVGELFAYRLSRCAETEDWAIDTEAAVAAEVAAELRVGQGLAASRVRYARALRERLPKVGAVFAAGDIDYRMFQTIVFRTDLIVDPDVLASVDAVLASNVGRWPSLSQGRLAAQVDKVVAHADADAVRRRQEHADGRQVWFADMGDGLAHVEGTLASPDAHALDKRLEALAATVCARDPRIREQRRADALGALAADAERLGCRCGRAECAAGGRGASPVVIHVIAEQASLNGCGSVPAAEIGAEGLIPPELLAELAASAKLVPLIHPGDAPPEPGYVPSTGLAAFVRCRDLTCRWPGCDRPATACDLDHTIPYAEGGPTHAANLKALCRTHHLVKTFWGWREKQLADGTLILTSPAGCTYVTTPGSALLFPSLCAATGAIPAPEADPPPNYCTARTAMMPQRRRTRTQDRATRVATERKHNRDARLARRAPSATCSWPAVYGPDDDPPPF; via the coding sequence ATGTTCGATGAGGCGGGGCGTCTTGCGGGGATCGCGGCGCTGGAGGAGCTCATCGAGCGTTGTCATCCGTCGGTGACGGCGGAGTCGGCGGCGCTGCTGGTGCACGTCGGGATGGTGGCGCGGGTGGAGAATCGGGCGGCCGCGGCGCAGTTGGTGGCGGTCGGGGAGTTGTTTGCCTACCGGCTGTCGCGTTGTGCGGAGACCGAGGACTGGGCGATCGATACCGAGGCGGCGGTGGCCGCCGAGGTGGCTGCCGAGTTGCGGGTCGGCCAAGGGTTGGCGGCGAGCCGGGTGCGCTACGCGCGGGCGCTGCGCGAGCGGTTGCCGAAGGTGGGGGCGGTCTTTGCGGCCGGGGATATTGATTACCGGATGTTTCAGACCATCGTGTTCCGCACGGATTTGATCGTGGACCCGGATGTACTGGCGTCGGTGGACGCGGTGTTGGCGAGCAATGTGGGCCGGTGGCCGTCGCTGAGTCAGGGCCGGTTGGCCGCGCAGGTGGACAAGGTGGTGGCCCACGCCGATGCCGATGCGGTGCGCCGGCGCCAGGAACACGCGGACGGCCGGCAGGTGTGGTTCGCCGACATGGGGGATGGGTTGGCGCATGTGGAGGGCACGCTGGCCAGCCCCGATGCCCACGCGCTGGACAAGCGCCTGGAGGCGTTGGCGGCCACGGTGTGTGCCCGCGACCCGCGGATCCGTGAACAGCGTCGCGCGGATGCGTTGGGGGCCTTGGCCGCTGACGCCGAGCGGTTGGGGTGCCGGTGCGGGCGTGCGGAGTGCGCGGCCGGGGGCCGGGGCGCAAGCCCGGTGGTGATCCATGTGATCGCCGAGCAGGCCAGCCTCAACGGCTGCGGATCCGTGCCGGCCGCCGAGATCGGTGCCGAGGGGTTGATCCCGCCCGAACTGCTCGCCGAGTTGGCGGCCTCAGCCAAACTGGTGCCGCTGATCCATCCCGGGGATGCGCCCCCTGAGCCCGGCTATGTGCCCTCGACCGGGCTGGCCGCGTTTGTGCGGTGTCGGGATCTGACGTGTCGCTGGCCGGGCTGTGATCGCCCGGCCACCGCCTGCGACCTCGACCACACCATCCCGTATGCCGAGGGCGGGCCCACCCATGCCGCCAACCTCAAGGCGCTGTGCCGTACGCATCATTTGGTGAAAACGTTTTGGGGCTGGCGCGAAAAGCAACTGGCCGATGGCACGCTGATCTTGACCTCCCCGGCCGGGTGCACCTATGTCACCACCCCGGGCAGCGCACTGCTATTCCCCAGCCTGTGCGCGGCCACCGGCGCCATCCCGGCCCCCGAAGCCGACCCACCCCCGAACTACTGCACCGCGCGCACCGCGATGATGCCCCAACGCCGCCGCACCCGCACCCAAGACCGCGCCACCCGCGTCGCCACAGAACGCAAGCACAACCGCGACGCCCGGCTCGCACGGCGGGCCCCGTCGGCGACCTGCTCGTGGCCCGCCGTCTACGGCCCCGACGACGATCCGCCGCCGTTTTAG
- a CDS encoding formylglycine-generating enzyme family protein, which translates to MLSELVDLPGGSFRMGSTSFYPEEAPIHTVTVGPLAVERHPVTNAQFAEFVAATGYSTVAEQPIDPALYPGADPDDLCPGAMVFRPTPGPVDLRDWRQWWQWVPGASWRHPFGPDSDVADRADHPVVQVAYPDAAAYARWAGRRLPTEAEWEYAARAGSTTTYSWGEEATSDGRLMANTWQGSFPYRNDGALGWVGTSPVGTFAPNAFGLVDMIGNVWEWTATEFSAHHRLDSPPKACCAPSGPADPAVSQTLKGGSHLCAPEYCHRYRPAARSPQSQDSATTHIGFRCVADSRSR; encoded by the coding sequence GTGCTGAGCGAACTGGTCGACCTCCCCGGCGGGTCATTCCGCATGGGCTCGACCAGCTTTTACCCCGAAGAGGCGCCGATCCACACGGTCACGGTCGGACCCCTTGCGGTGGAACGGCACCCGGTGACCAATGCGCAGTTCGCCGAATTCGTCGCCGCCACCGGGTATTCGACGGTGGCCGAGCAACCGATCGACCCGGCGCTGTACCCCGGTGCGGACCCCGACGATCTGTGTCCGGGCGCAATGGTTTTCCGCCCGACCCCGGGGCCGGTGGACCTGCGCGACTGGCGACAGTGGTGGCAGTGGGTGCCGGGCGCGAGCTGGCGTCACCCGTTCGGACCCGACAGCGACGTGGCCGACCGCGCCGATCACCCGGTGGTCCAGGTCGCCTATCCCGACGCCGCGGCCTACGCGCGCTGGGCGGGGCGCCGGCTGCCGACCGAGGCCGAATGGGAGTATGCGGCCCGCGCCGGAAGTACCACGACGTACTCGTGGGGTGAGGAGGCCACCAGCGACGGCCGGCTGATGGCCAACACCTGGCAGGGCAGCTTCCCCTACCGCAATGACGGGGCGCTCGGCTGGGTGGGGACCTCGCCGGTGGGCACGTTCGCGCCCAATGCGTTCGGCCTCGTCGACATGATCGGCAACGTCTGGGAGTGGACCGCGACCGAGTTCTCCGCGCATCACCGGCTCGATTCGCCGCCCAAGGCCTGCTGTGCCCCGTCGGGCCCGGCCGATCCGGCCGTCAGTCAGACGTTGAAGGGCGGCAGCCACCTGTGCGCGCCGGAGTACTGCCACCGATATCGGCCGGCGGCCCGGTCCCCGCAATCGCAGGACTCCGCGACCACTCACATCGGGTTTCGCTGCGTGGCGGATTCGCGTTCGCGCTAG
- a CDS encoding DUF4436 domain-containing protein, whose translation MTSRPATPAGARGRQAAIAFGIVAFLVVIYVLSLIAVHLLAKSAPALPAVDLSKFEAEDSVVQVRLEKLDTVANRLTVNVLVYPKDTLYDKNFGVLTTDAAVRLYPDNDLGDLQYPVGKAPAQVSTTIEAHGDPANWPFDSYETGVISADVFTGSGSHREKTAARVEATGRLDGWDATVTRVHAAEDASPDVKDDLIITLHRAKGQLIFDVGICLVLISLPVLALWVAIPVALGRTSFLPPLTTWYGAMLFAIVPLRNILPGSPPYGSWVDQAIVLWVLIGLVVALTLFLVGWWRQRDRKTPTKA comes from the coding sequence ATGACCTCCCGGCCCGCGACACCGGCCGGTGCGCGCGGACGGCAGGCCGCGATTGCGTTCGGGATCGTCGCCTTCCTGGTCGTCATCTACGTGCTGTCGCTGATCGCCGTGCACCTGTTGGCCAAATCGGCGCCCGCCCTGCCCGCGGTGGACCTGAGCAAGTTCGAGGCCGAGGACAGCGTCGTGCAGGTGCGCCTCGAGAAGCTGGACACCGTGGCCAACCGGCTGACGGTCAATGTGCTGGTCTATCCCAAAGATACGTTGTACGACAAGAACTTCGGCGTGCTGACCACCGACGCCGCGGTGCGCCTGTACCCGGACAACGACCTGGGCGACCTGCAGTACCCGGTGGGAAAGGCCCCGGCGCAAGTGAGTACGACGATCGAGGCGCACGGTGACCCCGCGAACTGGCCGTTCGATTCGTACGAGACGGGGGTCATCTCGGCCGACGTCTTCACCGGATCCGGGTCGCATCGGGAGAAGACGGCGGCGCGAGTCGAAGCCACCGGGCGGCTGGACGGCTGGGATGCCACGGTCACCCGCGTGCACGCCGCGGAAGACGCCAGCCCAGATGTCAAGGACGACTTGATCATTACGCTGCACCGGGCCAAGGGCCAGCTGATCTTCGATGTCGGGATCTGCTTGGTGTTGATCTCGCTGCCCGTCTTGGCGCTGTGGGTGGCCATTCCCGTGGCGTTGGGCAGGACCTCGTTCTTGCCGCCGCTCACGACGTGGTACGGCGCAATGCTGTTCGCCATCGTCCCGCTGCGCAACATCCTGCCGGGCAGCCCGCCGTACGGCTCGTGGGTGGACCAGGCCATCGTGCTGTGGGTGCTGATCGGGTTGGTCGTCGCGCTGACCCTGTTCCTGGTCGGCTGGTGGCGCCAACGCGATCGAAAAACGCCCACCAAGGCCTGA
- a CDS encoding arylsulfatase produces MSPDFRGEFNGKIELDIRDSEPDWGPYAAPTAPQDAPNVLYLVWDDTGIATWDCFGGLVEMPTMSRIAERGVRLSQFHTTALCSPTRASLLTGRNATTVGMATIEEFTEGFPNANGRIPFDTALLSEALAEQGYNTYCVGKWHLTPLEESNLASTKRHWPISRGFERFYGFLGGETDQWYPDLVYDNHPVNPPATPEDGYHLSKDLADKTIEFIRDAKVIAPEKPWFSYVCPGAGHAPHHVFSEWADRYTGRFDMGYERYREIVLEKQKSMGIVPPDTELSPVNPYLDVKGPDGQEWPLQDTVRPWDSLTDEEKKLFSRMAEVFAGFLSYTDAQIGRILDYLEESGQIDNTIIVVISDNGASGEGGPNGSVNEGKFFNGYIDTVEESMKLFEHLGGPQTYNHYPIGWAMAFNTPYKLYKRYASHEGGIADTAIISWPNGIAAHGEVRDHYVNVCDITPTVYDLLGLTPPDTVKGIAQKPLDGVSFKGALTDPGAATGKSTQFYTMLGTRGIWHEGWFANTVHAATPAGWSHFDADRWELFHIEADRSQCHDLAAEKPEKLEELKALWFSEAAKYNGLPLSDFNILETLGRSRPYLVGERSTYIYYPDCADVGIGAAAEIGGRSFSVLAEVTIDTTGAEGVLFKQGGAHGGHVLFIQDGRLHYVYNFLGERQQEVSSSQPVPLGRHLFGASYSRTGTVENSHTPLGDLTLFIDDEVVGTLAGVITHPGTFGLAGAGITVGRNGGSGVSSRFKAPFAFTGGTIAQVTVDLSGRSYRDVETEIALAFSRD; encoded by the coding sequence ATGTCTCCTGACTTCCGCGGCGAGTTCAACGGCAAAATCGAGCTGGATATCCGGGATTCCGAACCGGATTGGGGCCCCTACGCCGCGCCGACCGCGCCACAGGACGCACCGAACGTCCTTTATCTGGTGTGGGACGACACGGGCATCGCGACCTGGGACTGCTTCGGCGGCTTGGTCGAGATGCCCACGATGTCGCGCATCGCCGAGCGCGGCGTCCGGCTTTCGCAGTTTCACACCACCGCGCTGTGTTCGCCGACCCGCGCGTCGTTGCTCACCGGGCGCAACGCCACGACCGTGGGCATGGCCACCATCGAGGAGTTCACCGAGGGCTTCCCGAACGCCAACGGCCGCATCCCGTTCGACACCGCCCTGCTGTCCGAGGCTCTCGCCGAGCAGGGGTACAACACCTACTGCGTGGGCAAGTGGCACCTGACGCCGCTGGAGGAATCGAACCTGGCGTCGACGAAGCGGCACTGGCCGATCTCCCGTGGCTTCGAACGGTTCTACGGGTTCCTGGGCGGGGAGACCGACCAGTGGTACCCCGACCTGGTGTACGACAACCATCCCGTGAACCCGCCGGCCACCCCGGAGGACGGCTACCACCTCTCCAAGGACCTCGCCGACAAGACGATCGAATTCATCCGTGACGCCAAAGTGATTGCGCCCGAGAAGCCTTGGTTCTCCTACGTGTGCCCCGGCGCCGGGCACGCGCCACATCACGTCTTCTCCGAATGGGCCGACCGCTACACGGGCCGCTTCGACATGGGCTACGAGCGCTACCGCGAGATCGTGCTGGAAAAGCAGAAGTCGATGGGAATCGTGCCGCCGGACACCGAACTCTCGCCGGTCAACCCGTACCTCGACGTGAAGGGGCCCGACGGCCAGGAGTGGCCCCTGCAGGACACGGTGCGCCCGTGGGACTCGCTGACCGACGAGGAGAAGAAGCTGTTTTCCCGGATGGCCGAAGTGTTCGCCGGGTTCCTGAGCTACACCGACGCCCAGATCGGCCGGATCCTGGACTATCTCGAGGAATCGGGCCAGATCGACAACACCATCATCGTGGTGATCTCCGACAACGGCGCCAGCGGCGAGGGCGGCCCGAACGGATCGGTCAACGAGGGCAAGTTCTTCAACGGCTACATCGACACCGTCGAAGAGAGCATGAAGCTGTTCGAGCATCTGGGCGGGCCGCAGACCTACAACCATTACCCGATCGGGTGGGCGATGGCGTTCAACACTCCCTACAAGCTCTACAAGCGCTACGCCTCCCACGAGGGCGGGATCGCCGACACCGCAATCATCTCCTGGCCCAACGGGATTGCCGCACACGGCGAGGTTCGTGACCACTACGTCAACGTCTGCGACATCACTCCGACCGTCTACGACTTGCTCGGGCTGACGCCGCCGGACACCGTCAAGGGCATCGCGCAGAAGCCACTCGATGGCGTGAGTTTCAAAGGGGCCCTTACTGATCCGGGCGCCGCCACCGGCAAAAGCACCCAGTTCTACACCATGTTGGGTACCCGCGGGATCTGGCACGAAGGGTGGTTCGCCAACACCGTGCACGCGGCCACACCGGCCGGCTGGTCGCATTTCGACGCCGACCGTTGGGAACTGTTCCACATCGAGGCCGACCGCAGCCAGTGCCACGACCTCGCGGCGGAAAAGCCGGAGAAACTCGAGGAACTCAAGGCGTTGTGGTTCTCGGAGGCCGCCAAGTACAACGGGCTGCCGCTGTCGGATTTCAACATCCTGGAGACCCTGGGGCGCTCGCGACCATATCTGGTCGGCGAACGGTCCACCTACATCTACTATCCCGATTGCGCGGATGTGGGCATCGGCGCCGCCGCCGAAATCGGCGGCCGGTCGTTCTCGGTGTTGGCCGAGGTGACCATCGATACCACCGGCGCTGAGGGCGTGCTGTTCAAGCAGGGCGGCGCGCACGGGGGGCACGTGTTGTTCATCCAGGACGGGCGGCTGCATTACGTGTACAACTTCCTCGGCGAGCGCCAGCAGGAAGTCTCCTCGTCACAGCCCGTGCCGTTGGGCAGGCATCTGTTCGGCGCCAGCTACTCGCGGACCGGGACGGTCGAAAATTCTCACACGCCGCTCGGAGACCTCACGCTGTTCATCGACGACGAGGTCGTCGGAACGCTCGCCGGGGTGATCACCCACCCCGGCACCTTCGGCCTGGCGGGCGCCGGCATCACGGTGGGGCGCAACGGCGGATCGGGTGTGTCCAGCCGCTTCAAAGCGCCCTTCGCATTCACCGGCGGAACCATCGCGCAGGTCACCGTCGACCTGTCCGGTCGCTCCTATCGAGACGTGGAAACCGAGATCGCGCTGGCCTTTTCGCGTGACTGA
- the rpsQ gene encoding 30S ribosomal protein S17, whose amino-acid sequence MAEAKKAAPKKAAAAQAASKDKGPKNTPANPKVRGRRKMRIGYVVSDKMQKTIVVELEDRVRHPLYGKIIRTTTKVKAHDENSTAGIGDRVSLMETRPTSATKRWRLVEILEKAK is encoded by the coding sequence ATGGCAGAAGCCAAGAAGGCCGCCCCCAAGAAGGCCGCTGCAGCGCAGGCCGCCTCAAAGGACAAGGGCCCCAAGAACACCCCGGCGAACCCGAAGGTGCGCGGCCGGCGCAAGATGCGCATCGGTTACGTGGTGAGCGACAAGATGCAGAAGACCATCGTGGTCGAACTGGAAGACCGCGTGCGTCACCCGCTGTACGGCAAGATCATCCGGACCACCACGAAGGTCAAGGCGCACGACGAGAACAGCACCGCCGGGATCGGCGACCGCGTCTCGCTGATGGAGACGCGCCCGACGTCGGCCACCAAGCGCTGGCGGCTCGTCGAAATTCTGGAAAAGGCGAAATAA